atattataaattatcttATTAATCAAGCTTGTTTTTCTTGTGTTTCTTTCTCTCTTAGGCATAATAATGGATTGGTGAAGGCAAAATGGAGATTTGGATTGTTGACTAAAATTTTCTTGTAttgaaaattttatcatcatattTTCTTTAATATTATTGAACTTATGTTTAGCTTGGATTATTGTGTTTGTTGGATGGTTGTATTATTATTTCTGAATTATTCAATTTGTTAGATGATTGTGTTATTGtttttgtatatattttttagttcAATTTATATAAACTGTAATATGAAAATTTGGGATGATAtctttaatttgattatttacatatgaaaattttgaaacgaataaaaaaaagttaaatgatttTCAATCTCAATATTCGTTTCGATTTcaattttgcctttttttttttttgggtggcggTTACAGATTTTTGTTTCAAAAATTGTTCGATTTTAGTTTTGATTTTAGCAAATGGTGATAGATtttatattcaattttaattttttcactaACCACATCGAATGTATCCTCCTAACACCCGTAGACATTCTAATCTATAAATTCTTATATCCAAGTCTAAgcccaattaaattttaattaaataaatatatattttttttaagtagaAGGGCATAGCCCACCCAATTCATTAAGGGGCCCTCATCTCATTCTTAATATAAGAATTTCggagaaattttttgtacaccaTTTGCGGTGTAAAAAATCTGACGTAGAGTGCACCACTTCGTCCTATTGGGCCACATGGCCATCACTTTCTAACGTGCATTAAATGTtcgcaattctatttttttcatttgaaattttggatgatgaaaatatctctttttttaaaaaaattatgacatcctgtgccgatattatgatatcctatattgaaattatgatttttttgtacagattgtcataattttttcacagaaTAGCATAAAAAGGAAAGGGTATTTTCGTCATTGAAAAATCTTGCTATTTAGCAAAGAATGGAGAGCTTCCAGTATGATCCGAGGCTATATAGttttcatattttctttttttctatttctttttgatACAAGCAAGCGATCACACCACTCTGATGCGAATACAATCTAGAAGTTCAGCATACAAAATATCATAAAGTATCTATGGGCACATATCTTCATGGCGCCATGACCAATTTCTGGTATGATTGGCAATAAAAAATGCTACCCAATCCATGGCACTGTTCCCCTCCAGATAGATATGATGAACAGCCATCACAGAAAAGTGGTTAAGAGATTCCTAGATGTCATGGAGCAGTAGGTGAGCTCCCACTCACTTTGTATCGTCCCACATCCAGTCAATGACTGTGGTAGAGTCGCCCTCCATGAAGATGCTCTCCGCATGTAGCTCTTGCGAAACGTAAGAGATGCCCATCTATGCAGTCTGGAGCTCTGCTCTTGGGACCAACGAATCAAAAAGGCATGAGCCCCCAGCAGCCAGGATTCTATTGTTTGGGCCTTGGATGACGTAGCCCGTACCACCTTTGCCATCCTTGACACCGTCATCAAAATTAACCTTGACAAACCGCAAGGAGAAAGGCTCCCAAGCGATCAATAGAATCCTCTAGATCGTCGCAAGTACAGCAGGGGAGCTCTAGAGACTCGAGATGGCAAAGGACTATCCAGCAGTGTCAAACCGAAGGTACTCCTTAGTAAGATAGCAGGCTCTCTCCAACATCCGATGCACAGGCACTCCTTCGGCATCGAAAACTAAGGTGTTcctaaataatcagatctgataaataATATATGCCATCCTGCCACTGATAGCCTGACCCTCCATTGTGCATCGATGGATCATGTCCAAAAAAGAGAAAAGCCAGGAGTCAGTCATAGCTCCCTAGGGTTGGCCTTCTGCCATCTCCCAGATCAGGTATGCCCTCGGACAGTAAAGCAGGGCATGCTCAGTCATCTCATCCTCCAATCCACAGATCGGACAAGCAACTAGAAACTTCATGCCTCTGTCTTTGAGAAGTGCCCGCATCGGAAGCTGATCCCAAGCAACCTTTCAAAAGAAGAGCCTGATCTTGGATGTGCTGCCACCTGCTAGATCCAACCAGCATCGATCATCTACTCCGGAGCAAGCCTGCATAACGCAACAAGATCTCTGATAGGAATGTTAGAGTAGTATGATCAGCCCCACATCCTCAAATGATGACTTATAAAGGGGGATGGGTATAGCGAGAATCATATCAACAAACTAGCCACCAAAGAAATGATTGATATCTTAAGCCCTCCAGCCCCTGTCGTCGGCAGTAATCAGCTCACAGACCTACACGCCATCATCTACCTCCATGCTGACATAGGTTAGACAGTGAGATAGGGGGAGGCTAGAGATCTCGGCATCCTGGCTCATATCAACAGAAGTTCCATCACCAATCAGCCATTTGATCTGGATCATCACGGTAGGGGTCCAAATACAGATCTCCCTTCAGATAAAGGAATTGTTGCATTCAACGTGAATCTAGGACTCCTGCCTCCAAAATCTATATCAAGCCCTCATCACTCTGCTCCACAAGCAATCGGACTGAGTGAGAAATCTAGTAGCATGTCTGACGATCATAATCTCCCTCCTGACCAGTAGGGATTGAATCCTAGCCCTCCATTCAGCACGGACTGGCAAACAGTCTCCCAAGATAGCAAGTGAAACCCATGACTGCTATGTCTGGATCCCCAAAGGAAGTTTTGTAGATGTTGCTCCAGATCTCTGAGGCAAGAATATAGAACAATAGTATTTGTTAGGAGATATGTCGGAATGGAACTCAGAATGGATCTCACAAAAGTGATCCTTCCCATCATAGAAAGGGTGTTGGCTTGCCAGCCATTAAGATGCTTCCGAACTTGCTGCTCCATCGGCCTACAATTAGCCCTCCAAAGTCTCTAGCCAGTGATAGAGACCCCAAGGTATGTCAGAGTTTTGGTATGCTCAGGGATCCCCAGCCTATCCCAAATTGTCCGCTTCACCTGGGCTTTCATCTTGGGACTGAACACGGTATCGAATTTTTGCAGATTCACAAATTAGCTCGAAACTCAATAGTAGACCTTAACAATGGATGTAAAACACCTCGCATTTTGCACAGAAGCTCAGCCAATAAGTAAGCAGTCATTTGCAAACAGAAGATGCGAGAGCGGTTGCATTCCTGAGATAGGCCAGGAGAGCTCTAACTCTGCCTCTTGAGCTGCCACTTGAAGAGCACGAGAAAGAGCATCAGCATACAAATAAACAAATTGGGAGAGAGAGGGCACCCTTGATGAAGACCGTCCGTCGAGTGAAAGAATTCCGTTGGAGAACCGTTGATCAAGATGGCATAAGTTAGAGCCTCCATACAGTCCATGACCTAGTCGATCTATCTATCATGAAATCCAAATTCAAGAAGTGTGCATCGCAGAAACTGCTAGCTTATCCTATCGTACGTCTGCTCTATGTCCAACTTGATCACCATCAAGCTCCGACAAATGAGGGCGTGCCACAAGTCATGCATAAACTCCTGGGCAAGCATATTAAATGATGCTTGTTACCGCCAAAATCCAATCCAATCAAATTGACTAAACTAGCTGATGATAATTGATTGGTTATGTTCGGGTTGTTGTGCTCGGCCGAAGAGATCTGCGTGGAGCTTGTAGTTCGACTTGAAAATAGGAAAGAAAATATTAAAGTTTGTCGGATTTTGTTCAATGGGAAATCTTTTGACACTCAAGTCAGGTAAAGATTTTGAGAAATAATGAAGATTTGAGAGAGTAGAGTATCAGTGTAGGCATAAGAGTAAGTGTGAGCATACCTATAGATCCCGTGTTCCAATATTTATAGGGATGAAGGCATAGAGCTGTTATTTGAGAAGGTTGGGCACGTTAAGACAGCAATAATCGCCTCATCGTTCAGTTAATTGCTCAAACGCATGGGAGGAGCTGTAATCGTCATGCATCATGCCTTGGACTTCAACCATCTTAAATATACTTTATATCAGGGATGTGTGGCTTGTTGATGCTGGCCAGTTGGAACATGGATTTACTGACGCATGCGGAGACATTTTAGTTGCTCTAGTTTACATGCAATGCATAGGAATCCTGGTATATGTGATCTTTTTACGTGATAATGAATTCCTGGCAATCCTGCTCTCTGGACTCGTCCAGATTTGAAGTAaagatttctagagagagaaaggggaggGACCTTAACAATTTAACCAGTGCACACCCACCGATGAAACTTAAATGGTCATTTGAGGACTTGCAGGTGGGCCTGGTTGTAGGTGCATTTTTGGGACACGAGTAGCCTGCTTGTTTTGGGGCTTGTAGTTGGACCACAAGCTGCAGGTCAAGCTGCAACCATCCTATAGCTTGGGCCTCCCCTAAGCTTGACTTTTGTCCCAATCAATCTTTAGACAAGCTCCCAGATCGAGTTGCTCAATATCCTGGTCTTTTGGACTGAGTTGAGCTCCCCGCTCTATtgccccgccccccccccccccacccccccccccaaccacCATCACCTTCAGTTATGCTTGCCCTTTCTTGTCTTACCTTTGGCCTGCACAGTCTCATACCAAATTTGCACTGCCTTTCCATCTTCTTGCGCCTCTACTCCAATGCCAACGAATCCCTCAGTAGCCACTCTTTATCCTCCTCCTCCACTAGTGACAATGATGAGCTCCACCATGCCCTCTCCATTAATCTCTCAACCAAGAGTGCATAAGTATTTATCATGCTACTTGTGGATGTTTTCAGGGTGATAGGGTAGATTGCCCGATGGAAGACAATCGATGCATCATTTATGACCCTTGTGAGTGCAAGCACTTAGGGGACAACAGTGGATTGCTGGTGTGGAATCATAGTCAAGGTGGCTCTTGGAGTTTACAATTGGGAAAGATATTTAAAATTGATGTCCTTTGAACGTAGTTGCAATCTCATGGACCATTGCTCGCACCATTTTTACTAATCACTATTGCTACCTCAATTGACCTTCGATGCCACCCTATTGAGTTTGTTCATTACCTTCGAAAAAAGGGGTTGCTGCTCTATATAACTTAATTACAATCGGTTACACTCGCATCTATCTTGAGCTACCATGGATTACCTCTAAATGCAatacctacatattttagatttataaGTAATAGgggaaaaatttttctataatactCGACTTTTATAGGCGATCCGGGGGGGGGGTGTGGACGTCTAGTTTGATCAATTTCCGGCAATCAAATTGCCGATGCTAGTTCAAACTTGCCATCCAACCGGGTCGCTGGCGATTCCAGATCCCGCGAGTGGTGGAAGTTCCGTTTTCCCATTTTATCCGGCCGCACTCATCTCTCCTTTCAAAAAAGGCCGCAATTCGGATAGACCGATAGACTGAGAGCGCGAGACCTCCAATGGCCTCCacttcttttcttctcccctGCCCCTCCCCGGCTTCCCCCCGCCTATCCTCTCCTCGCCCTCCTCCCCTTCGCCTCTACCCCGATCTCTCGCCTCCATCGCCTTCTCCTCTCCGCCTCCGGAGCCCTCGTTCGAGACCTCCGCTCGCCTCCGCCGCTTCTCCTTCCCATTCTCCCACTTCTTCCCCTCTCCAAGCTCTCATCTTTGACTGCGACGGCGTCATCCTCGAGTCGGAGCACCTCCACCGCCAGGCCTACAACGAGGCCTTCGCCCACTTCGCCGTCCGCTGCCCCCCTTCCACCTCTCAGCCCCTCTACTGGAACTCTGACTTCTACGATGAGCTCCAGAACCGGATTGGCGGAGGAAAGCCCAAGATGAGATGgtaaccctcctctctcctttatcTTTTTCAATTTGTTTGCAGTTCTATTTATTGGTGGTGCTTCCAACCTGAATTGATAGGTATTTCAATGAGAATGGTTGGCCTTCTTCTCCCATCTTTGAGACTCCTCCGTCAACCGACTCggataaggaaaggttgatcgatATCCTCCAGGCAAGTTTGATGTACCTTGATCGCTGATAAAATAATCCTCTCATAGTGTATTGGCGCTAGAGCTGCTCAAGAAAGCCAGGGTCTTTATCTGGTCATTGCTTTAGGCTGACACCATCGGATGGATTAAGGGAATCTGCATTTGTTCTTGACAATATCTTGCTCGATTTTAAATAAAGGATATTCAACTCTGTCCAAGTGATTGCAACAGCTAATAGGCGTGCATGATCTGGAGCTCCATATGAGACCATCATGCTGAAATGTTTCAGTTTTGGTGGGATATGATTCGAAATTGGTGCTGGTTTCGGAGTTTATGCTAGTTTATACAGCTTATACTTTTTAGTCTGCATTATAATTCGATCGGGCGAAGGAAGATGTCCTTCAACCTGCTCAActtggatctctctctctctcaaaaaaaaaaaaaaagataaagataaagGTAGAGGACAATTTTCGAAAGTATGGATCaagtcctttttctttctcttttatttttttttattgattaaaaataagATACCTATCCTCCACTTATAATAATGAGGTCCATCCTAATACAAATTGGGTCAGATTTCTCTTTTAGTTTTAAGGGGATACTTTTacctaaaataaatatatctaataGAAATAATCCAAAACAAGCTAAAACTCTTTAGGAGATAAATCTTGACTTCTACATCAGCTCTGTGTTTTTTAAAGTCTTACCTAAAAGAAAAATTTTCGAATTGCTTGGCCCATTCGGAGTCCAGACGAAGGAATTTCATCCTAATCAAGGTAGCGTCATGTTGCAGATATCGAAAAATTgtccaatttcaaaaaaaaaaaaagataattgaaATTGGATGTCATATGATTAACTTATGGCCTCTGAAAGTTTAGCATACGAATTGGCTTTCCGATGTGGTGGACCTTATCCAGTCCTATTCGTAGTGACCAAAGTGGTCCACATCGTGTTGGTGATCCTCCTGAATCACATTATTTTCCCGTATTGGTTGATCTTAAAATATTGCCTGATGGAATGGCTGAAATGGCCAAAAACAATTCATTTCCTCCAACTAAAAcataaatcaaatttgagttcttCAACATTGCAAGTGTTGTTGTAGTATGTATTGACAAAAGGGAAATTAAAAGAGATTATGAAATATACAGCAGAAATTTTGTCAGCACTTTTTGCTATAATCGGAAGTTCAATAATATGACTAAGACAACTACTGTTACTAAAGTTAATTAATCCTACTGATGAGAGCATTGTTTAAAGAACTGTTTGGAACTCCAAAGTTAGAAATTAGAACAAAAAATTTTGGTTTTGGTTTCAGCTCAAATCTGATAAAAAACTAGGCCCACTTTTAGAGTTTAAGTGGAGCTAACTTATGGGGCCAAATTTGATGTGTATATAGGTTTCCACTGCGGTTTCTTGCATTTCTTCATTTCTTCAAATGTTAGAAAGAATCCTTTATgtactaaatttgaatttgaaagttCCAAGGGCATTTGGAAGCACTGTGCATTATGTTTCAAGGAAATTAAGAGAAAAAGTCTTTATGTTTCGCTATCCTAGAGCTCAAATTGTTCTTGTATGATTCATGGCCAATGATATGGTATACACTATTTGTAACTTTTTTAATATCTTGTTCTCAGAAAGTGAATCTTTTGATTATTTCTATATCAAACtgccccaaaataaatctaaaaggtccTAATCATCATACTATTTTGAAATATCTCTAACTCATCATTGTTGACTAATTTCATTTTTCTtcatttatgaaattttaatattaaaattttatttttttaataattttcaaaCAACATTGTTGAAAATAGAGCAAAATATTATAGAAATCAATGATATCAAGGTCTTCCATACTAGAACTTATGGCAAGTATGGCCCTACGGGGCATACCTTTCTATGTTTGTGGGGAACTGAAAGCTGGTACACATCCTGTACTGAGTGTTGGTAGCATGGCAAATACTGTACTGACCTTATAGTGTGTGTCCTGGTTGCTTGTCAATATGGGTACCAAAACTAGTGTAAGCCCATGTTGAAACTATTGAAACTAAATTCATTTGGTCTGTTTGTAACTGAAACCAAAATTGAGTTTTTAAACGTTGGATATAAGAGATAGGATAAAATATGGTACTGCAAACAAGTGGCAGGGGAAGAGCAGAGGATTTATGTTGAAATTCCCTTTTTCTTTATCATGGCCTTGGTTTGAAGTTTGATGCTTGAATGACTATAATTAAATTGCCTTTAGGCATGCCTTCAAATGTCTTATAGAATATGGGTACTTAGGATATGGGTCCTGTAAAATAGGACCTAGATTTCCATCACATTGAACCTGCTGATTCAAGAGTGGAAAATTCTGCAGGATGGTAATCCTGTCTTGCATTGGGTGCAGAAAGCACAAATATACCAACAAGTAGAATTATCACAATGTGGGGCCATATCATAATTATCTCTGTTCTGAATTACTTCCATTCTTGTCCATAGATACCTGTAACTGTTAGCCTTTTGTACTAATGTTTTGTTGGACTGCTATCCTTGCTGAAGACGTCCTTTTCTTTTAGAGAACAAAAATGGTAGTTGCTCATGTGATGGAATTTTTGTTGAACCTCATCCATTGTGGCGATTTATGCATGTTGTTTCTATATTGTCTTTAACTTTTCACCTCACTACAGGATAATATTTCCACTTTCATTTCGAT
This genomic window from Elaeis guineensis isolate ETL-2024a chromosome 13, EG11, whole genome shotgun sequence contains:
- the LOC105056800 gene encoding haloacid dehalogenase-like hydrolase domain-containing protein At4g39970, whose amino-acid sequence is MASTSFLLPCPSPASPRLSSPRPPPLRLYPDLSPPSPSPLRLRSPRSRPPLASAASPSHSPTSSPLQALIFDCDGVILESEHLHRQAYNEAFAHFAVRCPPSTSQPLYWNSDFYDELQNRIGGGKPKMRWYFNENGWPSSPIFETPPSTDSDKERLIDILQDWKTERYKEIIKSGTVEPRPGVLQLMDDAKGAGIRLAVCSAATKSSVVLCLENLIGIERFESLDCFLAGDDVIAKKPDPSIYLTAARKLGVLGKNCLVVEDSVIGLQAASGAGMPCIITYTSSTANQDFKDAIATYPDLSNVRLQDLKSLLQNSLVAN